In a genomic window of Rhizobium tumorigenes:
- a CDS encoding ROK family protein codes for MTKTKSRSGDKPQVVLSIDVGGSHVKVMTSNGTPERKIESGASLTATAMVSAVETLVSDWEFDVISIGFPGPVRGNFAIEEPVNLGDGWVGFDFVHSFGKPVKIVNDALMQAIGSYDGGRMLFLGLGTGLGSAMVIENVAQPMELAHLSHKKGKSFEDYLGEAGLKKRGKKKWRGHVFDVVDRMKAALLPDYIVIGGGNVDKLDELPKSCRRGDNTLAFEGGFRLWRDSTLVV; via the coding sequence ATGACGAAAACTAAGAGCCGCAGCGGAGACAAGCCGCAAGTCGTGCTGTCGATCGATGTCGGCGGGTCGCATGTCAAGGTGATGACCAGCAATGGCACGCCCGAGCGGAAAATAGAATCGGGAGCGTCGCTGACGGCGACCGCCATGGTCAGCGCTGTCGAGACGCTCGTCAGCGATTGGGAATTTGATGTGATCTCGATCGGCTTTCCAGGTCCGGTTCGCGGGAATTTCGCAATCGAGGAACCGGTCAACCTCGGTGACGGCTGGGTCGGCTTCGATTTCGTCCACAGCTTCGGAAAGCCGGTCAAGATCGTCAACGATGCGCTGATGCAGGCCATCGGCAGCTACGATGGCGGCCGCATGCTGTTCCTCGGCCTCGGCACAGGGCTGGGATCGGCCATGGTCATCGAGAACGTCGCGCAACCGATGGAACTCGCCCATCTGTCACATAAAAAAGGCAAGAGCTTCGAAGACTACCTCGGCGAAGCCGGGCTGAAAAAGCGTGGCAAGAAGAAGTGGCGCGGACACGTGTTCGACGTGGTCGACCGGATGAAGGCCGCCCTGCTGCCGGATTACATCGTTATCGGCGGCGGCAATGTCGACAAGCTGGACGAGCTTCCGAAATCCTGCCGACGTGGCGACAACACCCTGGCCTTCGAAGGCGGCTTCCGCCTCTGGCGCGATTCGACGCTGGTCGTCTGA
- a CDS encoding outer membrane protein, translating into MKKLLLAALVSTSLVSVAAAADMTPPMQPPAAVDNGVGFYIGSLSSVSFLKHTDFDVAGFNIDTKYDTGFYSALRGGYNFGSMGFVAPRVELEVGYGTASVDEHKLTGFGGFGSINSYGDANTIQGFVNGYLDIPLAPAGETGVLAAFTPYVGGGVGAINLNLRKQGVGGVGTLIDDNNTAFAYHLDAGVGINLQSMPLFASSSLFEKTTLDIGYRYTAADNFDFTARDGSTSSTDYRSNAVTFGIRKQF; encoded by the coding sequence ATGAAGAAGCTCCTCCTCGCGGCCCTGGTCTCAACCTCGCTGGTCTCCGTCGCAGCCGCTGCTGACATGACGCCACCGATGCAGCCACCAGCTGCTGTAGATAACGGAGTCGGCTTCTACATCGGCTCGCTGAGCTCGGTTTCCTTCCTGAAGCACACGGATTTCGACGTTGCTGGTTTCAACATCGACACCAAGTACGACACCGGCTTCTACAGCGCATTGCGCGGCGGTTATAACTTCGGTTCCATGGGCTTCGTTGCACCGCGCGTCGAACTCGAAGTTGGCTACGGCACGGCTTCGGTAGACGAACACAAGCTGACGGGCTTCGGCGGCTTCGGCTCGATCAATTCCTACGGCGATGCCAACACCATCCAGGGCTTCGTCAACGGCTACCTTGACATTCCGCTGGCACCTGCTGGCGAAACCGGCGTCCTTGCGGCTTTCACACCTTACGTCGGCGGCGGCGTCGGTGCGATCAACCTCAACCTGCGCAAGCAGGGTGTTGGTGGTGTAGGCACGCTGATCGACGACAATAACACGGCATTCGCCTACCACCTTGATGCCGGCGTTGGCATCAACCTGCAGAGCATGCCGCTTTTCGCCAGCTCGTCGCTGTTCGAAAAGACCACTCTCGATATCGGCTATCGCTACACTGCAGCTGACAACTTCGACTTCACCGCACGCGATGGTTCGACTTCCAGCACGGATTACCGCAGCAACGCTGTAACTTTCGGTATCCGCAAGCAGTTCTAA
- a CDS encoding DUF4337 family protein, which translates to MENDATEAFEHTEHAQHAAHSGNSFLSRVAVSIAILAVLAASAGSLETIESGAATAARSEAVLFQNKATDNWNFFEAKSLKKNMYDIAAAQGGAAAGDWQAQARRNETESQDAAKTAKEFEVRSEQSNVEATRHEGRHHFLTVATTFLHIAIAIATIAIITGGQRWPWYASLALGVVGTVITAVAYLP; encoded by the coding sequence ATGGAAAACGACGCCACGGAAGCCTTCGAGCATACCGAGCATGCACAGCACGCTGCCCATAGCGGCAATTCCTTCCTGTCGAGGGTTGCCGTCAGCATTGCCATTCTCGCCGTCCTCGCTGCCAGCGCAGGCAGTCTCGAAACCATCGAGAGCGGGGCTGCGACGGCCGCACGTTCCGAGGCGGTGCTCTTTCAGAACAAGGCAACCGACAACTGGAATTTCTTCGAGGCGAAGAGCCTCAAGAAGAACATGTATGATATCGCCGCAGCCCAGGGCGGGGCGGCAGCGGGCGATTGGCAGGCGCAGGCGCGGCGCAACGAGACCGAAAGCCAGGATGCCGCCAAGACCGCGAAGGAATTCGAAGTTCGGTCGGAACAATCGAACGTTGAAGCCACACGCCATGAGGGCCGCCATCATTTCCTGACGGTCGCCACCACCTTTCTCCATATCGCCATCGCCATCGCCACGATCGCCATCATCACCGGCGGCCAGCGCTGGCCCTGGTATGCTTCGCTGGCGCTTGGGGTCGTGGGAACGGTGATTACCGCCGTCGCCTATCTGCCGTAA
- a CDS encoding response regulator: MKVLVVEDEPIIAFDLENLVLDNGFEIAGLARTQVEALALAPKADIALVDIQLADGPTGPKIARELIDRYGIEVIFMTGNPEMVADFSDAVCVVPKPQSLGKIEAALLKSLSIIQGKRRARAS; this comes from the coding sequence ATGAAAGTTTTAGTGGTTGAGGACGAACCGATCATCGCGTTCGACCTCGAAAATCTCGTTCTTGATAACGGATTCGAGATTGCCGGCCTGGCGCGTACGCAAGTCGAGGCGCTGGCGCTGGCGCCCAAAGCCGACATCGCCCTTGTCGACATACAGCTTGCGGATGGTCCGACAGGGCCCAAAATCGCCCGCGAGCTGATCGATCGGTACGGGATCGAAGTGATCTTCATGACGGGAAATCCCGAGATGGTCGCTGATTTCTCCGACGCCGTCTGCGTCGTGCCGAAACCGCAGAGCCTTGGAAAGATAGAGGCGGCTCTGTTGAAGTCCTTGTCCATCATCCAGGGCAAGCGGCGCGCGCGCGCATCCTAG
- a CDS encoding LLM class flavin-dependent oxidoreductase, with translation MARDDKLKLGTFVYTFGFHPAAWLHPDSDVNGANEFSHFLNIARLSEAAKFDFMFLADSAASAVGDADALARQPTKMNRFEPTSLLSALAVTTTHLGLVGTVSTSYYEPYNVARIFASIDQLSKGRACWNVVTSDHNETGYNFNREGLDPHEVRYERGTEFVDVVFGLWDSFERDALLRDRESGIYYDKDKLHTLDHKGQHFQVRGPLNIAGSPQGRPVIAQAGGSEAGMDLAARTAEVVFGLASNIDRSRAFYKNVKGRMAAYGRSEDDLKIMPGVVLNVGATMAEAQAKVDFMINKLHPDVGRLMLSEFLEADLTGVPLDQPFPMDRLPATPRGSKALFDELVDFVNKGHTVGELVRHYAEKHTGNGITGTPTQIADFMEEWFETRAADGFILMFPTLPSSLTDFTELVLPELRRRGLFREEYEGMTLRENLGLSMPVNRYTAARDKG, from the coding sequence ATGGCGCGTGACGACAAGCTGAAGCTCGGGACATTTGTCTATACGTTTGGATTTCATCCCGCGGCATGGTTGCATCCCGACAGCGATGTCAACGGTGCGAACGAGTTCAGCCATTTTCTCAACATCGCGAGGCTCTCGGAAGCGGCAAAGTTCGATTTCATGTTTCTGGCCGATTCCGCGGCCTCGGCTGTCGGCGATGCGGATGCGCTGGCGCGCCAGCCGACCAAGATGAACCGCTTCGAGCCAACATCGCTGCTTTCGGCGCTGGCTGTCACCACCACCCATCTCGGCCTGGTGGGAACGGTTTCGACCAGCTATTACGAGCCCTACAACGTCGCCCGTATCTTCGCCTCCATCGACCAGTTGTCGAAAGGTCGCGCCTGCTGGAACGTCGTGACGTCCGACCACAACGAAACCGGTTATAACTTCAACCGCGAGGGGCTCGATCCGCATGAGGTGCGCTACGAGCGCGGCACGGAGTTCGTCGATGTGGTGTTTGGCCTATGGGACAGTTTCGAGCGGGATGCGCTGTTGCGCGACCGGGAAAGCGGCATCTACTACGACAAGGACAAGCTGCATACGCTCGACCACAAGGGCCAGCATTTCCAGGTTCGCGGGCCGCTCAACATTGCCGGCTCGCCGCAGGGCCGCCCGGTCATCGCACAGGCCGGCGGTTCCGAGGCCGGCATGGATCTCGCTGCCCGCACCGCCGAGGTGGTGTTCGGCCTTGCCTCCAACATCGACCGTAGCCGCGCCTTCTACAAGAACGTCAAGGGGCGCATGGCCGCCTATGGACGCAGCGAGGACGACCTGAAAATCATGCCGGGAGTGGTCCTGAACGTCGGCGCGACCATGGCCGAGGCGCAGGCCAAGGTCGATTTCATGATCAACAAGCTACATCCCGATGTCGGCCGCCTGATGTTGTCCGAATTTCTCGAGGCCGATCTCACCGGCGTGCCGCTCGACCAGCCCTTCCCCATGGACCGGCTGCCGGCTACGCCGCGCGGCTCCAAGGCGCTGTTCGACGAACTGGTGGATTTCGTCAACAAGGGCCACACCGTCGGCGAACTGGTACGGCATTATGCCGAGAAACACACTGGCAACGGTATCACGGGAACGCCGACCCAGATTGCCGACTTCATGGAGGAATGGTTCGAGACACGCGCGGCGGATGGCTTCATCCTGATGTTCCCGACACTGCCGTCCAGCCTCACCGACTTTACCGAGCTGGTGCTGCCGGAATTGCGCCGACGTGGCTTGTTCCGTGAGGAATACGAGGGCATGACGCTGCGCGAAAATCTTGGCCTGTCGATGCCGGTCAACCGATACACGGCCGCTCGCGACAAGGGTTGA